In the genome of Halictus rubicundus isolate RS-2024b chromosome 9, iyHalRubi1_principal, whole genome shotgun sequence, one region contains:
- the LOC143357313 gene encoding uncharacterized protein LOC143357313: MYSASNSYIPRNLILLALLYVLCKLKVWKLISLCFKPCNQYVNCFNTGGTHVYNENVTTPSPQYSVRFTSKPQNEQAFTVEEVSDEPVPIYVKPSKRKTVLKPIL, translated from the exons atgtatagcgcaagcaattcatatattcccagaaa TTTAATCCTACTAGctctattatatgtattatgcaaattaaaagtctggaaactcataagtttatgcttcaaaccttgcaatcagtatgtaaactgtttcaatacaggaggtacccacgtttataacgaaaatgtaacgacaccgtcacctcagtattctgtcaggttcacatcaaaacctcaaaatgagcaagcattcactgtcgaggaagttagcgacgaacccgtaccaatttatgtaaaaccgtcaaagcgtaaaaccgtactcaaaccaatcttgtaa